The following coding sequences are from one Triticum dicoccoides isolate Atlit2015 ecotype Zavitan chromosome 4A, WEW_v2.0, whole genome shotgun sequence window:
- the LOC119286608 gene encoding 2-(3-amino-3-carboxypropyl)histidine synthase subunit 2-like, with product MADTAYNSCCVDEVGASNIDAQCVVHYGHSCMSPTSNLPAFFVFGKAPLDISSCCRSLLDCSRESSKPVLVLCGLEYAHALDDLKRATVGLCKSDCQNSEIHYAEVLCSEMSPSSSSTAEEQCSQSNGSTHNDGLPAHNDDLATLVNSCCNVEGSTRKYNLGGLTWRISTDEKMDDYLLYWIGQDNSAFANVALTFNKCDIVRYDTAANQFSRDVSHLMKILRRRYYLVEKAKDANIVGILVGTLGVAGYLDIVEQMKNLIKAAGKKSYTLVMGRPNSAKLANFPECEVFVYVSCAQTALLDSKEFLAPVITPFEAVLAFSRGREWTGEYLLDFKDLISSEKPEVVSKSEEARFSFIKGGYVEDDCAQENEEHSETSLALAELTEKALSTRNQNSDAVLYQGGAKSAIEYLKARSYRGMTGEYEGPAPDSVLIGRTGRAAGYSDEKTKSPQ from the exons ATGGCCGACACCGCGTACAACTCGTGCTGCGTCGATGAGGTGGGGGCGTCCAACATCGACGCCCAGTGCGTCGTCCACTACGGCCACTCCTGCATGAGCCC GACATCGAATTTGCCGGCGTTCTTCGTATTTGGGAAGGCACCATTGGACATCAGTTCATGTTGCCGCTCATTGCTGGATTGCTCGAGAGAAAGCAGTAAACCCGTTCTT GTGCTATGTGGGTTAGAGTATGCACATGCTTTGGACGATCTTAAAAGAGCCACTGTGGGATTATGCAAATCAGATTGTCAAAATTCCGAAATCCATTATGCAGAAGTTCTGTGTTCGGAAATGAGTCCGTCATCAAGTTCTACTGCAGAAGAGCAATGTTCTCAGTCCAATGGAAGCACTCATAATGATGGTTTGCCTGCACACAATGATGATTTGGCAACACTTGTGAACAGTTGCTGTAATGTGGAAGGGTCTACGCGCAAGTATAATCTTGGAGGCCTTACATGGCGCATATCCACCGATGAGAAAATGGATGACTATTTGTTATACTGGATTGGACAAGATAACTCTGCTTTTGCCAACGTTGCACTTACCTTCAATAAATGTGATATAG TTAGATACGACACAGCAGCAAATCAATTCTCAAGGGATGTCTCTCATCTGATGAAAATTCTTAGGCGCAG ATATTACCTTGTGGAGAAGGCAAAGGATGCAAATATTGTTGGCATTTTGGTGGGAACTCTAGGCGTTG CTGGTTACCTTGACATAGTCGAGCAAATGAAAAATCTGATCAAAGCTGCTGGAAAGAAATCTTATACACTGGTCATGGGACGGCCTAATTCTGCTAAGCTTGCCAATTTTCCTGAG TGCGAAGTTTTTGTATATGTTTCTTGTGCCCAAACTGCTTTATTGGATAGCAAAGAATTTCTAGCCCCAGTTATCACACCATTTGAAGCTGTATTAGCTTTTAGCAG AGGAAGAGAATGGACTGGAGAatatcttttggatttcaaggatttgaTCAGTTCAGAGAAACCAGAAGTTGTAAGCAAAAGTGAAGAAGCACGTTTTTCTTTTATCAAAGGCGGCTATGTGGAAGATGATTGTGCTCAAG AAAACGAGGAGCATTCAGAAACATCACTTGCACTGGCCGAGCTAACGGAGAAGGCCCTAAGCACCCGAAACCAAAATAGCGACGCAGTTCTTTACCAAGGAGGTGCGAAGTCTGCAATTGAATACCTCAAGGCCCGGTCCTACCGTGGTATGACTGGAGAATACGAGGGCCCAGCGCCGGACTCGGTCTTGATAGGCAGGACAGGGAGGGCTGCTGGTTACTCGGATGAGAAAACAAAGAGCCCACAATGA